From the Tistrella mobilis genome, one window contains:
- the rpsL gene encoding 30S ribosomal protein S12 → MPTINQLIRKPRLAPVDRNKVPALEACPQKRGVCTRVYTTTPKKPNSALRKVARVRLTNSFEVTSYIPGEGHNLQEHSVVLIRGGRVKDLPGVRYHILRGTLDTQGVKNRRQRRSKYGAKRPK, encoded by the coding sequence ATGCCCACGATCAATCAGCTGATCCGCAAGCCGCGCCTCGCGCCGGTGGATCGCAACAAGGTGCCGGCCCTCGAGGCGTGCCCCCAGAAGCGTGGTGTCTGCACCCGCGTGTACACGACCACCCCGAAGAAGCCGAACTCGGCGCTTCGTAAGGTCGCCCGCGTGCGTCTGACCAACAGCTTCGAAGTCACCAGCTACATTCCGGGCGAAGGTCACAACCTTCAGGAGCACTCGGTGGTGCTGATCCGTGGCGGCCGCGTGAAGGACCTTCCGGGCGTGCGCTACCACATCCTCCGCGGCACGCTGGACACCCAGGGCGTCAAGAACCGTCGTCAGCGTCGTTCGAAGTACGGCGCCAAGCGGCCGAAGTGA
- the rpsG gene encoding 30S ribosomal protein S7 — translation MSRRHAAEKRQVLPDPKFGDAVVSKFMNVLMYDGKKSVAEAIVYGAFDLIEQKTRQEGLRVFHEALENVRPAVEVKSRRVGGATYQVPVEVRPDRAQALAIRWLITAARNRSENTAVERLAGELLDAAQSRGTAIKKREDTHRMADANKAFSHYRW, via the coding sequence ATGTCCCGTCGTCATGCCGCTGAAAAGCGCCAGGTTCTCCCGGATCCGAAGTTCGGCGATGCCGTCGTCAGCAAGTTCATGAACGTGCTGATGTATGATGGCAAGAAGTCGGTCGCGGAAGCGATCGTCTACGGCGCCTTCGATCTGATCGAGCAGAAGACCCGTCAGGAAGGCCTCCGCGTCTTCCACGAGGCGCTCGAGAACGTGCGCCCGGCGGTCGAGGTGAAGAGCCGCCGCGTCGGTGGCGCCACCTATCAGGTCCCGGTCGAGGTCCGCCCCGATCGCGCCCAGGCCCTGGCCATCCGCTGGCTGATCACCGCCGCCCGGAACCGTTCCGAGAACACGGCGGTGGAGCGTCTGGCCGGCGAACTGCTCGATGCCGCGCAGAGCCGTGGCACCGCAATCAAGAAGCGTGAAGACACCCACCGCATGGCGGACGCCAACAAGGCGTTCTCGCACTATCGCTGGTAA